One stretch of Arthrobacter polaris DNA includes these proteins:
- a CDS encoding DUF2855 family protein yields MTQFQISKTDPARTRLIEMTQADYAVNMGEGDVLVRVDRFGLSSNNITYVVLGDRLGYWQFFPAAPGPEDDEGDHGWGVMPVWGFADVVESGCANLEVGERLFGYFPPATHLVMHPDASNPAGSPVIDASAHRADLPPTYNTYQRVLQEPDYDPADDDLRMLLNPLQMTSWALWEAMREAAWFSAEQVVIVSASSKTGLGLARALKRDQTAPRIVGITAXKNRDFVIGLGLYDQVVTYDEIECTLTKRPSVVVDMAGSGAVLGRVHSHLGEAMLRSINVGLTHWDEAGGGQGIIRERSEMFFVPGVLQEXMKQWGAGEFNRATQDFLVSSFAASRDWLTIESVQGLEGLAVKYAMVREGSLSPGRAIVVAP; encoded by the coding sequence ATGACCCAGTTTCAGATCAGCAAGACTGACCCGGCACGCACTCGTCTCATCGAGATGACTCAGGCAGACTATGCCGTGAATATGGGTGAGGGCGATGTACTGGTGCGGGTTGACCGCTTTGGCTTGTCCTCGAACAACATCACCTATGTGGTGTTGGGTGATCGTTTGGGCTACTGGCAGTTCTTTCCCGCTGCACCCGGGCCGGAGGATGATGAGGGTGACCACGGGTGGGGCGTGATGCCGGTGTGGGGCTTCGCAGATGTGGTGGAGTCTGGATGCGCCAATCTAGAAGTNGGGGAGCGGCTGTTCGGCTACTTCCCGCCGGCCACGCATCTGGTGATGCACCCTGACGCCTCAAACCCGGCGGGGAGCCCGGTCATAGATGCATCTGCTCATCGCGCAGATCTTCCGCCCACCTACAACACCTACCAGCGGGTGTTGCAGGAACCGGACTACGATCCGGCCGACGACGATCTGCGAATGTTACTGAACCCGTTGCAGATGACCTCTTGGGCGCTTTGGGAGGCCATGCGGGAAGCGGCATGGTTTTCGGCGGAGCAGGTGGTTATTGTATCGGCGTCCTCCAAGACGGGCCTCGGCCTCGCTAGGGCGCTGAAGCGGGATCAGACTGCGCCGAGGATCGTTGGGATCACTGCGNNCAAAAACCGCGACTTTGTCATCGGCCTTGGTCTCTATGATCAGGTTGTGACCTACGACGAGATCGAGTGCACGCTCACCAAACGCCCCAGCGTGGTGGTGGACATGGCAGGTAGCGGCGCGGTGCTGGGACGAGTGCACAGCCACCTCGGTGAAGCAATGCTGCGCTCGATCAACGTGGGCCTAACCCACTGGGACGAAGCCGGTGGTGGCCAGGGCATCATCCGTGAGCGCAGTGAGATGTTCTTCGTCCCTGGGGTTCTCCAGGAAAGNATGAAGCAGTGGGGTGCTGGCGAATTCAACCGTGCGACCCAGGATTTTCTGGTGAGCTCCTTCGCTGCGAGCCGAGACTGGCTCACGATCGAGTCCGTGCAGGGACTTGAGGGCCTGGCTGTGAAATATGCCATGGTTCGGGAAGGTTCGCTGAGTCCTGGACGTGCGATTGTTGTAGCTCCCTAA
- a CDS encoding GrpB family protein, producing MRSKRTDVTEVELVGXVEHRKLIMVPYDTQWPQQFWQNAXRIAAALRSLDTTIDHIGSTSVPFLVAKPIIDILVSVPDITAEADYLKPLLAAGYELRVREPGHRMLRTPTLEVHIHILERGHPGVAAYLQFRNRLRTDASDRELYARTKRALVEQDWADMNAYAEAKTSVIKDIIKRAQVRE from the coding sequence ATGCGTTCAAAGCGGACTGATGTCACTGAGGTGGAACTCGTAGGGNGAGTGGAGCATCGCAAACTCATCATGGTGCCCTATGACACCCAATGGCCACAGCAATTTTGGCAGAACGCTNCGCGCATCGCCGCCGCGCTAAGGTCCCTAGATACCACCATTGACCACATTGGCTCAACATCAGTTCCGTTTCTAGTAGCCAAGCCCATCATCGATATCTTGGTGAGCGTGCCGGATATTACGGCCGAGGCAGATTACCTGAAACCGTTGCTCGCGGCCGGTTACGAACTTCGAGTTCGCGAGCCTGGGCACCGGATGCTCCGGACACCGACGCTTGAGGTACACATCCACATTCTTGAACGTGGGCATCCGGGCGTTGCGGCCTATCTTCAGTTTCGCAATCGGCTGCGCACCGACGCGAGCGACAGAGAGCTTTATGCACGCACCAAACGAGCCCTCGTTGAACAAGACTGGGCAGATATGAATGCTTACGCCGAAGCGAAAACTAGTGTCATCAAGGACATTATCAAGCGCGCTCAGGTCCGGGAATGA